The genomic interval CTGTAAATTCTGCAGATTGCCAGTCTTCAAAATTGAATGAACCCATCAGCCCATATTTTTCTTTATGTGTATAATAAACTCCAGCCTTAAAACCAAAGGGTAAGGAACCTTTTTCTTTTCGCTCATTGACATAAAGAACAGTATCAACAACTGCAATATTCTCACTAAATCGGGTCACATGAAGCCCTGAATAATATCCAGTATAATTTGAAGGTAGATTTATAACAAGCCCGGCAGAAAACATCTTTTTTCTAACTGAGTTATCTTTTTCAACTTCTTTTTGATTTATAATTTTCCGATACAAAAATCCAACTGAAGGTTTCCATCCCCGGATATGAACTTTGTCATTCAAATAAGAATCATAAACAGCTGGAATACTTGAAAATAAAACATTTTGATTATAATTTAAATTTCCAAATAAGTAGTTTAATTGCAATCCTATAGCTACATTTTTATACCGATAAGAACCTCCTAGGTTAAAAGAATTAATTAAACCATCTCCTTGTAAAAAACGATCCAAACGATTCGATTTATCAGATGAGTCTACTAACTCAGATCGATAACCAACAGAAGAATATGGGGTCAATCCAAATTGAATTGCATAGGAATGGTTATATTTTTTACGATCCAGAATCTCATTAATGGAATTCCGCAATGGAATCGCCATGCTAATATTATTTAAGCTTCCAGACCAATCTTGAATTTTATGATTATTATTATCTTTTAAACTATTGTACTTTGCAAAAATTCCGAGTTCAAAATCTGTTTGTTTTAAAAAAGACGATGCTGCTGGATTTAAAGGATTGTAAAGTTGGTCGGAGATATACGCAGTTCCAGCATTTGCCATTCCAGACATCCAACCTGTTGACATTGCTTTCAAATCACCAACACCATATCTAGATAGTGGACTATTTTCGGTATTTTGAGCTGATAAACTATTGGTAAAAAATGCAATTATTGCAGTAATTACGAGAACATTAAATTGCTTCATTGATAATTTAAGATAGTGTTTAAGCCTTTCAAAACAAGATAAGGTTCCGCAAAAATGCCAATTTTCAAGTGATTTACCAAAAAAGCTGCATTTCCTCCAGTAATAATACACTTTAATTCAAGATAATTTTTCTTTAATTTGTTATAATAACCTTCGATTTCTAACACAACTCCTTGTAATGCACCATTTTGCATAGCACTTATGGTATCGTAACCTAAAAAAGATGAACCTGGATCGTGAAATTTAATTTCTGGTAGTCGCTCTGTAAACGTGTGCATAGCTTTACAACGCATGTCTAATCCAGGTGCTATATTTCCGCCTACAAATTCTGCATGCTGGTTTACTAAATCATAGGTTATGCAAGTACCGGCATTCACAACGAAAAGAGGCATATTTTCCGAGAATGACATCGCGCCAACCATTGCTGCAACTCTATCCGAACCAAGCGTTTCCGGTGTTTTATAATGAATTTTCAGCGGTGTCTTTACCGCTGCATTTAATTGAAGCAACTCCACATTGGCCGATAATAAATTTAACCAGGGTGGACTGGATTTAATAACCGAAGAGTAAATAGCTTTTTCAAAATTATTTGCACTAATCCATTTTGAAATATCATTGTCTGAATGATCGTTAAAAACGCTAAAATTCTGAACTTTGCCTTCTTCAAAAAGTGCCATTTTGATACGGCTATTACCGATATCAATACATAAGTTTCTTCCCATTAATGTTTAAAGTGTCTGATTCCTGAAAAAACCATCGCTAAACCTTTTTCATTAGCTTTTTGTATACTCTTATCATCATTAACGGAACCTCCTGGTTGAATTATTGCTTTAATCCCCGCTTCTGCTGCTAATTCTACACAATCTGGAAATGGAAAAAAAGCTTCAGAGGCCATTACAGCACCTTCTGGCAAAAATCCCATGACCCTTGCTTTCTCTATCGCTTGTTTGCAGGCATCTACTCTGGAGGTTTGTCCACAACCCATTCCAATTAATTGTTGGTCTTTCACAAGGCTAATAGCATTTGATTTTAAATGTTTTGCACAAATAACCGCAAATAAAAGATCATTAAGCTGCTCTTTCGTTGCAGCAATTGTGGTAACTAGTTTTAATTCCTCCTTTTTAGTTATGTGTAAATCCAGCTCTTGCTTGATTTTACCATTAATTGCACTTCGAATTGTGAATTTAACTTCTGGATATTTATTTAATTTTATAAGAATTCGATTCTTTTTAGCACTCAATAACTTCACTACATCAGGATCAAAACCCGGTGCAATCAGAACTTCATAAAAAAGCTCCTGGATTCTTTCTGCAGTTATCAGATCAACGTTTCGATTACAAATTAAAATTCCTCCAAACGCTGAAATAGGGTCTCCTGCTAAAGCATCTGTCCAGGCTTGCAACAGATTTTGGCGAATGGCAATTCCGCAAACATTTGTGTGTTTTAAAATGGCAAAACAAAAGGCGCTATCTTTAAATTCACGCATCAAATTTATTGCAGAATCTACATCTAGTATATTATTATAAGACAATTCCTTGCCTGATAAAATCTCAAGGCACTCTGAAAGATTACCTATAAATGATGCTGATTGATGTGGATTCTCTCCATAACGAAGTGGAGTTTCCTTTTCAAAAGGAGCGCCCGTAAAGTATCCATGAATCCATTGATCATACAAACTACTGATTTCAAATGCCTTAGCTGCAAGGCTTTTGCGTTCATTTAAAGTTGAAATCGCATTATTTTGAATGATTTGATAAAGTACCGGATATTGTTCTGATGAAGGGATCACAACCACATCCTGATAATTTTTAGCTGCTGCCCGAATAAGCGAAATCCCGCCGATATCAATCTTTTCTATGATCTCAGCCTCGTTATCAGAGCGCTCCAAAGTCTCTTTAAAAGGATATAAATCAACCACCACCAAATCCAACATAGGTATTTGAAAATGAGCTAATTGACTTAAATGGTCTTCATTTCGAATTGCCAATATACCACCAAAAACTTTTGGATGTAATGTTTTTACTCTACCGCCTAAGATGGATGGATAATCGGTTATTTCTTCTACGGCTA from Saprospiraceae bacterium carries:
- a CDS encoding type III pantothenate kinase, with amino-acid sequence MGRNLCIDIGNSRIKMALFEEGKVQNFSVFNDHSDNDISKWISANNFEKAIYSSVIKSSPPWLNLLSANVELLQLNAAVKTPLKIHYKTPETLGSDRVAAMVGAMSFSENMPLFVVNAGTCITYDLVNQHAEFVGGNIAPGLDMRCKAMHTFTERLPEIKFHDPGSSFLGYDTISAMQNGALQGVVLEIEGYYNKLKKNYLELKCIITGGNAAFLVNHLKIGIFAEPYLVLKGLNTILNYQ
- the purH gene encoding bifunctional phosphoribosylaminoimidazolecarboxamide formyltransferase/IMP cyclohydrolase, which codes for MEKKRIHSALISVYHKEGLDLVAKLMHQLGIVIYSTGGTKDYLESLEIPVVAVEEITDYPSILGGRVKTLHPKVFGGILAIRNEDHLSQLAHFQIPMLDLVVVDLYPFKETLERSDNEAEIIEKIDIGGISLIRAAAKNYQDVVVIPSSEQYPVLYQIIQNNAISTLNERKSLAAKAFEISSLYDQWIHGYFTGAPFEKETPLRYGENPHQSASFIGNLSECLEILSGKELSYNNILDVDSAINLMREFKDSAFCFAILKHTNVCGIAIRQNLLQAWTDALAGDPISAFGGILICNRNVDLITAERIQELFYEVLIAPGFDPDVVKLLSAKKNRILIKLNKYPEVKFTIRSAINGKIKQELDLHITKKEELKLVTTIAATKEQLNDLLFAVICAKHLKSNAISLVKDQQLIGMGCGQTSRVDACKQAIEKARVMGFLPEGAVMASEAFFPFPDCVELAAEAGIKAIIQPGGSVNDDKSIQKANEKGLAMVFSGIRHFKH